GGTTTATTAATCACTGTAGTTGATCAGTTTTATGAAAAAATAATGAAGGGGATAAAGTATGTAATGTAAGGCCACTCTTATATCTTATAAAGGACTGTTCAGTATTAAGATCAACGAATATCCAcatttatttccctgtttctTTGATTAATTGGTTAATCTGTAGAAGGCCTTCCCCCACCTCACCCCCGTGGTCATCCTTTAGTCCAATCTACagtgattaaatatttattccaaCAAGCTAAGAAGCCAAActctaaatatatttaatttattacactgttaagacaataagaaaaaaaataatataaagagAAACCCTTGAAAAGTTCCTGACTCAAGGTGAGAGACAAAACAGAaaggacaggaagagagagacagagactggtcATTGAAAACTGCAAACTTTATCTAAAGGGACATGTTTTAAGTGTATTCTTAAATGCAGAGAGAATGTCTGACTCCCATCCGAGCCTGGAAGGTGGTGAGTCTGACAGATGAACCCGTCTTACTGAGACTCTAGAGGAAAGTAATAAAGTTATAACACCAAACTCAGCTTGGAAGCGAAGATACTTCCCGTGGGGCAAAGCAAAGCACTATATTATTTAAACGGGGAGGCATCGTATGTGTATTCAGAATATGTAAAAGTACATGCATCTATTTAGTTATTTTGAGCTAAACAACAGGCAATGCAGCAGAATCAAATGTGTTTGCGCATCCCACCGGCAACATTGGACGCGCACCGCATTCTTCAATTCCGATTTATGTCACTAATGTTGTTTGACAGGGTTGCTATGTGagctgactgggggggggggggggggggtcacggtgACCTTATCCAGGAGTAACAGATTTGCCGTTTCGTATTGAGAGGCCTCATCATCGTCACAAATCCTCGCTGCAGCGGAACATGCATTAGTCACCCATCCAGAGATCTTATGGTTAAAGTCAGCACGCAGATCTTTAATAGCAGGGGCTGTTTGCGACTAACACGTGTCTCTGGCCCTGCCCCAGGTGTGAGGTTTCTGCTTTCCTTACCAATAGGAGCAAGGCGTCagcgttcttttttttattgttattatgctGCCGGTGTTGCTTCAGTCGTACAGTTGCATAACATTGTGAGGCCCCATGAGGACTACATCTCCGTTCTTTGGATGTCATCCCAACCTtttaaagtgaaaaaagtacCTGGCAAGAGAATAGCTTTTCAAATGTCAACATTCATTTAGCATAGAGCTGAAGAGTATGTCCAGATGAGATCATTCTACCTTCACGGGTTTCCTGGTGAAGTGGGAATAAGGCTGATGTACTGCAAGGAAATAGTTTGGATTTGTGCTGGGGAGCAAGACAAAAGCCTGAGGGGGTGAGGTTAGGCAGGGCGAAGCGAGGGGGAGGACAGGTGTCAATGTGTGATTGCAACACAAAGTTGGAAGGAGCGAAAGACCGGAGGGTCTGACTTGCTGCCATGTCCAGAGATCACCCCGATGCAGCACTGTGCTTATTCTGGTTTACACGTGACACGCGCTCTCTAACTTCCTGCACAcaactccctctctctccctctctctctctctcttacacacacacacacacacagccatctTTCAGACTATACAGTACACTAATCCTGCGCCTGCCCCCGCATCACAATTTCTCACATTTTATGCTCCCTTTTCAAATTCCATCAGCGATCTTCCAGTTAGTGGCCTCAGCCTGCTTGCAGCCTCCCTGTCTCCTTCTCATGTAATCCTGTCTTTCCTGCaagaaaacacatgcacatgtaGCATCTTCCATGTGATCTTTGTGGCATGGTGACTTTATACATATATGAACATTCAACATGCTAGAGAAAGCACAAttcaaagcctttttttttgcactcccATGCATATTTTCAAGACTTGTGAATTGTCTTAACGtgtgaacaaaaacacaaggcTAATGAAGAAGGGCCTGCATTTGATACGAGCTGCAACGTGCAACAGGATTTATTTCTGTCACTTCAGGAGAAGAAAGGTATGGATGCTTCAGACAGTGTTGTCTCCAACCGCTGGCATCATTGGGAATGTGATAATAAGAAGACAtgaatttgaatatttatttagagTACAAGGTTTGTTTAGCAGACTAGACATTGCACAGGTCATGTACACTTACTGCAGAAGCTCAGTGAGTCCGGCAGTGGATGGAAAACAATCAATATAACACTGAGATCACACTCAAAGGTGACATTTCATCCTACTGCAGGGCTTCTTcaagcaaaataataatcatttcatATAAATGTGGGCCATTATTAATGGCAAAATCAATAATTTATGTGTTCAAAATCTCAGTTTACTGCTCTTAGTGCGTGAGTTAGTGTCAGTCTGTCACTGAAATCTGGTAAATGTTTTATacataagtaaaaaaaatatgtttttccgACTAAAACTTAATTTAGTGACCTGATAAAATACACAGCATCAGATCTGAGATCAGCCACATCttcatggatggatgaatggatgaatggaatagacattaaacacaaaattatGTAAGCAGACCTTTCAGGATAAACCTGCAGGATCAGCCATACAGAAACACATAGATCCCTAAACTATCATCACAACAGGAGATCATTTGATGACATAAAAGTGGTGACCTCAAATCCAAAGTGCATGCAATGCGGTTGACTTTCTGCAGTGTCAAATTACAAGCCAAAAATGTCCCCACCCCCAGCGAGCCCGAACAGTAAACTGGGCGTGTAAAGGGTGGAAAATTccagcctttttattttaagcaaAGCCGTTGTGTTtactcctccatctctcctgatACATTAACTAGGTCAAGCAAAAATGAATCTGCCAACAGTCTAAAGAGGGGTGGTGACAGGATGGTGGGAGGTGCTGATGgatgggggtgggtgggggggtgttatTCTGTGGACTTTGACAAATTCCATAGTCAGGATGAAACCCAGTTGCCTAATTTTAGGTCTCACCTCCCCCCCCATTGACTTTCCAAGGAGGTCTGAATTCACAAGCATTGGCTGGAGCTCGTTTCAACGGGGTCCTGGTTACATAATTTAATGCCCAGAACTAAATTTCTATTTTCCATAAGCCTCTTGTGAGACTTTTTTACGCGACTGTTGTGCACGTGAATCTGCTCACGATTTTGTATTTGACTGGCTGGAATTCATCCAAGTTAACTTCAGCCCATCCTCTCTGTGGCATTTTCATTTCAGACAACAAAACATGCATCTCAACTTCCTCTGGGAAGAACGCCTGTGTCTACAATCATAATTATATTTATCCTCTCCAAAGTTCTCCAAAGCTATTTTAGCACATGTGCTGAGGGCAATTTTAGCCGTGGACAACCTCACTATgttgtatatttaaaataacGCTTTAATATATCGATATAAAACAGGGGAAACCTAATCATTATGTAAGTGTGGCACACAATAAATGAATAGGGACATGAACTGAGATTATTTTACGTTACATAATGCAACACACCTTTCAGTGAATGACGCTCCAGGCATGTGAGCAACAAGGAAATGGACTGAACGCATGGCTCAGCACATTGAGTCTGACATTCAATCCTCTGGAGGGTTGCGCCAAATGTTTTAAGGCTCATTTACAGGTCTGCTTTTCCACAGGGTCATGAGGTTCAGGGTGTCACAGATGGCTGAGCCGAGGAGCTGGTGTTTCTTTGCAAAGCGAAACAGCGAGTGGGGGAGGGTCTTTCAGCAGGCCAGTGGGCTTTCTGCACCTTTGTGCGCAGCCACATGCTAAAGCGTGCTTGGTTTGGtgataattttattttctaaattggAATCTTGCAGTCAAACATTTTCACCACTTTAATAAACAAACCCGCAATGATGAAAGTTCAGTTTATTTTGCAGATGCATGTTAAAATGCAGTTTGGTAGTGACTGATTTAGGAATGGTGACAGTCAACACCTCAAAGAAGATACCAGAAAGCACCACTTGTATCCAGAATGACAACTGATGAACTGATGCGTTGAAGGGGCTTCCTCTTCAACTCATGCAAAGATTGATGAAGATTAAAACGAAGATGGTATCAATTATCTGAATGTATCTAACAGAAAGTGAGTAAATgtcacttaaaaaaataaaataaattctttAAGATTATAAGACGAGGCACGGTGGCGTCTTGACGCGAGACACCTTCTGCAACTTCTATGCTTACTGCATGTGACTTGACCTTTGCACTCTGGAGTACGGCGTAATAAGACACAATGAGTAACACGAGGTCTCGGATAACCAGCCAGATAATTCACTTCCTAACACATTCTGGGAAAGCCAGATAAAACGTCACAGCTGAGCCACATTTCATCCAGGAAATGATGTGAATCAGGTCAACGGGCCAAGGTTCCCTGTGAGAAGGGGTCAGAGGGGAATGTGGTGCTTTTCACTCAGTTTatctgacagtttttttttctcctatgCATTATCATCATACAAAACCTATTCTTGAACACGCAAGTCCCCGAATCTCAACCAAAACCCCACAACCAAAATATGTTTTCAATGGCGAGAACATTTTCTTCGTCAGCCAGTTTAGCAGATTGAAATAGTCTTAATACATCTGGAAATTTAGGTTTTATTACTAAATTGCAGACAgaaattattttgtaaaaatatttttttttgcaggtgaaACCACCAAACTGTCACGGGCCAATGCAGGTGAGagggaaatccagaaactgagctttattatCCAAAACCGgctagtcagtccaaaccagcagacaaatcagaataGGTCAGTTCCAaaaatcaggcagaggtcacaaaacGGGTGATCAgaacaggcaggcagacagatcccaggCGCCAGGCAAAAAGGCTAATTCATATTTTGACATGTGGTACTTTTAATGTATTTCGAAGGACATTTACTTTTAATCAGCATAGGTCCTGAATTCATCTTTAGCCTCAATAAAAGACGGGAGGATAATGACACATTCAGAACTATTTctacttaaaaaacaaaaccgcCATCCTGATGCCACCGCCTTCATTAGTCACAAACCCATTACGGTTCTCTGAGTTTTTATAATTTCGTTCCAGCGTTCACAGTTTCAGTATCAACAACAAAGACGTGAATGCGTGCTGCATTCACGTTAAAAGCCTCGCATTGTAAGAAGCGCGCTCCGAGTTCCAACGCTGTGATTCACGAGCCTGCTTTGTGCAGCCTCCCACTCCTGCTTGCACATGTCGTCTGCTGCTCTGTCCTTCATCCACGCTAACGTCACAGGAGGCTGGCTGCACTCCTACGTTCCCCGCAGAGTGTGACCAGTTGGATTGGCAGCCGGGTCCAAGTATGCAAGCCTCTCAGTAGATGCTGTGATCAATAGGTGGCACAGAGGGCCCTCACACGGTTTGTCTAATTACCATGCCAAATGGTGGACAACCGCACAGGACACAATGTCCTGTCAGCTCAGCGGGCCCCTTCGCATGTCTGCACTGCGTTTGGCTGTCCTCGACCGAAGCCGAAGCCGAAGAGCATCATCGGTGTCTtcaccgtcccccccccccccatttggtGCTCCAGTTCCTCCCCTCACATGCACTGGCTGGAGCTCAGCAGCCTTTGTGAATGCTCCGACAGACGGAAGCAGAAATAGCTCCACAAATAGACCCATCGTCTGCCTCACAGGGGAGCAGTAGCCCCACTTCTGCGTGCTCTTGCCTCCCATTCCATGTGTGCCTCAGGCCAAAGCAGGCTCGCCAAGAGCCACAGGGAAATCAAATTTGGAATTATTAGATCGCACCCACGAGTGTCGCGGGAGAGCGAGAGAATATCCGTGCATAATACATATTGTTGTGAAAATAGGTCGATGTCTGGAGTCTGCCGTCTGTCAGGAATCTGATCTGGAAGAGTTGAGCAAACTGCCAGTCATCCACAGGTCTGCGTAGAGTCTTAGGAGATGAGTCTGAGTTACTCCAGCGTGAAATagaatgagaatgaaaaaaGACTCCTTGGACAAGAGAGAAGCTTCAAAGCTCCGTTTGCATTATGAGAAATGCTCCTCCATGTGCAGCCAGCCCCAGATTTTAATGGCATTTTGGTGAAGTTGTTGCGCTCATACCAGCAAGGGAACTCAATAGGACAaaaggggcggagtcaggaattttattttgcattcttTAGTTTTCGTCGCCATTTCCATCCGTCATGCTTGAACTACCAGGCAGGTTGAAATGAAACTTGGTAAAAGGCAAAAGAGGGTCCCATAACATTTTGTGCTGGATCCTGATAAAGGAGCAGTTGGgatttgtatatttttggcCTGCATTCAAACGTCACTTCATTCAAAGCATGAAAGTAGAACACTGTCAACATCTACTTAAATGATCAAACATGAGCGTGCTCATTAGGCAGCATGTCTATTTACTTTAGTTTGGGTTTGATGTCAGAGTCTGCACTCCACACTCCAATAAATAAAGCCTTGGGTCAAAGTGACTGATTAGTCACTGAAGACAAATGACATGGCTCAGATGCCCCCTTTGGTCAAGGGGATGGAACAAGCCCCCTCCCCTGAAATacccccccaaaacaaataaTTTCCCCCCCCTATGGCTGAGCAATCAGTGGCGAATGCAGGAAATGTTTCACACTCATTTTCTAAGAAAACTTTATTGCCCATTTTAGCACAGTGTAAAATAGTctttaaagtaattaaataatacataaaaatacacactgagtaaaaaacaacaacaacaacctgatattaataaataaatactgagaAATAAGAAACTGGAAAAAAACTGCACAGTATTATTATCtttcaaacataaatgtaaaaaaaacaaaaccatgtcCCTCGATTAGTGTGTGTGGAAATAACTGGTCTTAATTTGGAGCTGGATGTGTTGGTGAGAGCCTGCAGCCTGCAATAAAGTTGTCAcatggctcccccccccccccgcaatcaGCCTACTTGAATTCATCTCACAGTCTTAAGATGATTCCAATCAGAGCTCAGGCATAGTTTGCCCTCAGAGATCCCTCCCTTTGAGCTGCAGTCTGACAGGTACACAATGTAGTCACGCACCTTTTGTTCTTTTTGGACCGTGCCTCGCTCCACCTGTGTGTGATAGGTCATTTTAGCTAGCGTCCTTTCCCATATGTGTCAACAGATCTGCTCCACTCATACCTTTCTTACGGCTGTGAAAACAAtcaaagaggaaaaacatttaCTTTGGAACATAATGCGATGTCAAAAATCTTTGCTCAGATTCCTGTGCGGCTCAAACCAACAAAGCCGTAACCTGTGGGTTGTTGACGTTCACAGGTGTTGCTTCGGCGGCACGTTTTTATTTGTTCTAAGCTAAGCTGACCACCCTTCCTTACTTTCTGCatgaaaaattatttttttaaagaataaataaataaataaaaatatgttaatttatttgtcttgaggggggggggggggttactgatAATTCCCAAAGTTTCTTCTGGTGCATGCAGCAGGAAGGTTTTTCATCACATCATTTTGCAACACCTTCCTGAGTGAACCCATCTCCTCCGGCTTGGCGTCTGGGATCATATCCGCACTTTTATAAGCGCTCAGCTGGATCTCCGGCCTCTTCTCTCTGACGGCCTGCAACCCTGCCTGAGTGACGTTCCTGCAGAAGTcaatcttcacctcctccagacCGTCTCCATAAATAACCATGGCATCCAGGCTGCAGTCGGTGATGCGAACGCAGTTCTCCAGGTGCAGGTAGCGCAGCTTCCTGCAGTTCTGCAGCACGGAGAACACATCCTCATCTGTGATGTGTCCACAGCCGGACAGGCTCAGTGAGAGCAGGTTGGCAGAACTGTGGCACAGACAGTAGATGATTAAAAAACGGTTTTCTGAGTACAACAGTAGACAGGACTGAACAATTACCGGACGTTTGATGAATCATATCATGGCCAAACTGCCTTCCCTCAAGTCTAAATCTGCAGGCATTACTTCAAAAACCAATGAATGGGGATTGTTGCTCAGAAATGCCCGTTTGATTCATGCACTCTGTAGCCAGCAATGAACAACAGATATTACAGTGGAGCTGCCATGCAACCAGAAGAACCTCACACGCACCTTTTTGTGACACCCACTGTGCAACCCACGCGCTGAGCATTTGTAACATTAGACAAATTCAAATCCAGTAACCACCTTCTTTGCGATGACTCTAGCGTGCAAACTGCACCCCAAAGACAAACGgctgtttctcttttttgtccCGAGCATGGCgtcagtgtttgtgtggagTCTTATCCAGGAAGAGGCAGACGCACATGTTCCTTCCTCTGACAGCAACAAAGAGCCAATTGTAGGCTCCACCTGCTGCATTAACCTCCCGTCTGCAGCTGACTGGGAGGGTCTGCATCCAAATCAGTCtatcccccacccccacacacacagcttgtctGCATCCCCTCCCACTCCATCACGTGTGCTTGCTTCCTTCTCCCTGACACATTTTGGGAGGGGTTATCTGTATGCAATGAGTGTGCCTGCAAAGCAAGACTGGATCTCGCAGTGCTCGTGTCTTGCAACTCTTATTTCACTATACAGGGAAAGCCtcatggggcggggggggggggggggggggggcattgtgccAGAGGCAACAATCTAGAAATTGCCCCGATCTTCCAATGATCAAGAATCCAGAATAAGAATAAAGTTTTCTATACTTCTCAGGCGTTATTTGCGCTAACACGTTTTTCTCTTATGAAGTACAAGGATTATATTTCTCAAGGACCCTGAATGTGTGTTCAGCACTGGTTTTACTGGTCACACGGGTTACTGCAAGTCACAGGTGAATATTTTATAAAGGTATACAACGTGCACAATTCTTTCTGGTCCAATCACGTAAAGCATCCGGTTTGTTTCCAACAATTCCTGCATAGTCCGTCTGTAAGGCGCCGCAAGCTTCAGACTAGATTTAAGAATACTCAGAGGTGCATGCATTGTTTGTTTACTCTGTTCAAAGATCATCAAACAAGTTATTTTGTTCCTTATCTTGACCAAAGTCATGACAAAGCAGTGGACAACCACACATGGACACTTACATGTGGCAGACACGCGCCAGGAAAGAGCTGACCAGGGCTTCGTGTTTGCCGCAGAGGTCCTTCTGGAATGAAGTCTTCAGCCAGTCCTCAATGTTGCACACTTGCACTCTGCTGGAGTACCAGCAAACAGTCAAGCAGCGTAACGAGGGTCCCAGGACAAAGTTGTCCCTCCTCAGCTCGCACAGGGAGCCGAAGTGGAGCAGATTCCAGAGGTGGGGGTCCAAGAAGACCTCGCGCAGCTGATGACAGGCCAGGGACAGACTCCTCCGACTGTCCTTGTCCAGGAAAGAGAAAAGGTGGAGGAGACATTCGCGGTTGAGCTGTGTGAGATGCATGCCGCGTCGCACTAAGGCAGAAAGAGAGGCCTCTTCCCCGAGGCGGCGACGGGCCTGCAAGCCAGCATTGTGTGGCCTAGATACGTGATGCCTCCACAGGCACACGGCGGAGGCCTGCACATATAAGGCGAGGGAACGGCGGCTATTTTAGGAAGGCAAAGATGGACGTGTTTGAATTCATCCACTCCCTGTCCATCTGTCACGGTTCTCAACAGGCAGCAAGAACAGGATGGACCAGATGTTTACACGGCGCCGGCCTAGTTCTCAGATGCTCACTAAGAAGGCAAGGAAAAAGATCAACAGGCCTAGAATTGACTGCAATGCAACGCTCTGAACGTATAAACATGTTGAAATGCTTCAGAGACTCACTGAAGAATGCTATTTGTATTATTAGTCCTATCGCGTTATAACCCGAAGCCAGAAAAGCAGAGAAGGTTGAGAATTGAAATGAGATATCTTTCTGCAGGAAAGCCATAAAAGACGCTGAAGTTTTATATAAACTGGTTGCTTGTGTTCTTTTTCTACATATCAGCCACAGAGAAGGCAGAAGTagggcagcacacacacacacacacacacacacacacacagtactaaTATTTGGTCCACTCCTTATAGGGGAGAGCAAACATCGACTAGAACACCattgaaaacatatttacagGAGACACTCGATTAAATGAAAACCACGTAGCATCTGGGCCCAGATCATTATGTCGTTTAAATGATCATCTAAATGTGACAACCCTTTCATGCGAGTCAGATCCCAGGACCAGAAGAACACAGTGAGACTGAGACTCATCGTCTTTGAACTTGCTCAGTTGGAGGATGCGGGACATGCCGAGACGTCAACAGCAAAATCCCATTAAATCTGTGTCAGCACCTCCACGCGGCAGTTCTGGTTTCGCCCTGTTCCACTTGCAAGCACAAAGCATTTGGGAAACGCCACCGTTGTAAGGCTGGTAACAGGATGTACTGTGACTCAGTGGCACGATGTCCTCCGACCAGCCGAAACGCAACGCGATGCGAGTTCATTATTGGCGGCAGTGATCCAACCGGAGGAAAAAAGAacgaggaggaaaggaaaggtgaGCAGGCGAGGAAGAGCAGCTGCTCCTCATCATATAGGAGCGCTTGTTCCTGTCACATTGTGACAAAGACAGGGTGGTTTTGTAATGTGCATGAGTCCAACCGACAAACTATTTAAGAGCAGCTGGGGTCGAATGCAGATATTTTTAATAAAGATCCTGAACAGACCAGACCGTCCAGCTGCAGGATTAcaagggaggaagagaaaga
The sequence above is drawn from the Brachionichthys hirsutus isolate HB-005 chromosome 5, CSIRO-AGI_Bhir_v1, whole genome shotgun sequence genome and encodes:
- the fbxl22 gene encoding F-box and leucine-rich protein 22, with the translated sequence MHLTQLNRECLLHLFSFLDKDSRRSLSLACHQLREVFLDPHLWNLLHFGSLCELRRDNFVLGPSLRCLTVCWYSSRVQVCNIEDWLKTSFQKDLCGKHEALVSSFLARVCHISANLLSLSLSGCGHITDEDVFSVLQNCRKLRYLHLENCVRITDCSLDAMVIYGDGLEEVKIDFCRNVTQAGLQAVREKRPEIQLSAYKSADMIPDAKPEEMGSLRKVLQNDVMKNLPAACTRRNFGNYQ